A genomic stretch from Canis lupus familiaris isolate Mischka breed German Shepherd chromosome 17, alternate assembly UU_Cfam_GSD_1.0, whole genome shotgun sequence includes:
- the LOC106559922 gene encoding 40S ribosomal protein S15a-like has product MVRMNVLADALKSVNNAEKRGKRQVLIRPCSKVIIRFLTVMMKHGYIGDFEIIDDHRAGKIVVNLTGRLNKCGVISPRFDVQLKDLEKWQNNLLPSRQFGFIILTTSAGIMDHEEARRKHTGGKILGFFSRDVIHTCK; this is encoded by the coding sequence ATGGTGCGCATGAACGTCCTGGCAGATGCTCTCAAGAGCGTCAACAACGCTGAAAAGAGAGGCAAGCGCCAGGTTCTTATCAGGCCATGCTCCAAAGTCATCATCCGATTTCTCACTGTGATGATGAAGCATGGTTACATTGGTGATTTTGAAATCATCGATGATCACAGAGCTGGGAAAATTGTTGTGAATCTCACAGGCAGGTTAAACAAGTGTGGAGTGATCAGCCCCAGATTTGATGTACAACtgaaagatctagaaaaatggcagaataaCCTGCTCCCATCCCGCCAGTTCGGTTTCATTATACTGACAACCTCAGCTGGCATCATGGACCACGAAGAAGCAAGACGAAAACACACAGGAGGGAAAATCCTGGGATTCTTTTCTAGGGATGTAATTCATACGTGCAAATAA